From Paraburkholderia sabiae, a single genomic window includes:
- a CDS encoding NADH-quinone oxidoreductase subunit A produces the protein MNLAAYFPVLMFLLVGTGLGVALVSIGKILGPNRPDTEKNAPYECGFEAFEDARMKFDVRYYLVAILFIIFDLETAFLFPWGVALRDIGWPGFISMMIFLLEFLLGFAYIWKKGGLDWE, from the coding sequence TTGAACCTCGCAGCCTATTTCCCCGTATTGATGTTCCTCCTCGTGGGCACCGGTTTAGGCGTAGCACTGGTCAGTATCGGCAAGATCCTCGGTCCGAATCGACCGGACACCGAAAAGAACGCACCGTACGAGTGCGGCTTCGAAGCATTCGAAGATGCGCGCATGAAGTTCGACGTGCGCTATTACCTGGTCGCCATTCTCTTTATCATCTTTGACCTTGAAACGGCATTCCTGTTTCCGTGGGGCGTAGCTCTGCGCGATATCGGCTGGCCGGGTTTCATCTCGATGATGATTTTTCTGCTCGAATTCCTGTTGGGCTTTGCCTATATCTGGAAGAAAGGTGGCCTAGACTGGGAATGA
- the secG gene encoding preprotein translocase subunit SecG — MLYLKTLIIVVQLLSALGVIGLVLLQHGKGADMGAAFGSGASGSLFGATGSANFLSRTTAILAAVFFVTTLALTYLGAYHSKPSAGVLGNMPAASAPAAASGAPAASAPANASAAVAAPAASAPGQDVPK, encoded by the coding sequence ATGCTGTATTTGAAAACGTTGATCATTGTCGTGCAGTTGCTGTCGGCGCTGGGTGTCATCGGCCTCGTGCTGTTGCAGCATGGCAAGGGCGCCGACATGGGTGCGGCTTTCGGTAGTGGCGCATCGGGCAGTCTCTTCGGCGCGACAGGTTCTGCTAATTTTCTGTCACGTACCACTGCGATACTGGCAGCTGTGTTCTTCGTCACCACGTTGGCACTGACGTACCTCGGCGCGTATCACTCGAAACCTTCGGCAGGCGTGCTTGGCAACATGCCGGCAGCATCGGCGCCCGCAGCGGCATCGGGTGCTCCTGCTGCGTCGGCACCGGCTAATGCATCGGCTGCAGTCGCTGCACCTGCAGCTTCTGCGCCAGGCCAAGACGTGCCGAAATAA
- the tpiA gene encoding triose-phosphate isomerase encodes MAKQRAKLVVGNWKMHGRLADNRVLLQAVSRGAEDLPEDVRVGVCVPCPYLAQAQTLLESGRVAWGVQDVSAYTQGAYTGEVAAEMAAEFGSTFAIVGHSERRAYHRESAEVVAVKTQRALEAGLTPIVCVGETLEEREGGRTEQVIGEQIDAVLETLSVEDAVRIVVAYEPVWAIGTGKSATAQQAQDVHAFLRARLAAKGGDAADVLLLYGGSVKPENAEDLFSQPDIDGGLIGGASLKDKDFLAICTAAVAATAAR; translated from the coding sequence ATGGCGAAACAACGAGCAAAACTGGTAGTCGGTAACTGGAAGATGCACGGTCGGCTTGCCGACAATCGCGTGCTGCTGCAAGCGGTATCGCGCGGTGCGGAAGATCTTCCTGAAGATGTGCGGGTCGGCGTGTGTGTGCCATGCCCGTATCTCGCGCAGGCGCAGACGCTGCTCGAAAGCGGCCGCGTCGCGTGGGGCGTGCAGGATGTTTCCGCGTACACGCAGGGCGCCTATACCGGCGAAGTCGCAGCTGAAATGGCTGCTGAGTTTGGTTCGACTTTCGCGATAGTCGGACACTCGGAGCGTCGTGCGTATCATCGCGAAAGCGCTGAGGTGGTGGCAGTGAAAACGCAGCGCGCGCTCGAAGCAGGTTTGACGCCGATCGTTTGCGTCGGCGAAACGCTCGAAGAGCGCGAGGGCGGCAGGACGGAGCAAGTTATCGGCGAGCAGATCGACGCTGTTCTCGAGACGCTGTCGGTTGAAGATGCGGTCCGCATCGTCGTCGCTTACGAGCCTGTGTGGGCAATCGGCACCGGCAAGAGCGCGACGGCGCAACAGGCGCAGGACGTTCACGCGTTTCTGCGCGCGCGTCTCGCGGCGAAGGGTGGCGATGCCGCCGACGTGCTGTTGCTGTATGGCGGCAGCGTGAAGCCGGAGAACGCGGAAGACCTGTTCAGCCAGCCGGATATCGACGGCGGTTTGATCGGCGGCGCGTCGTTGAAGGACAAGGATTTCCTGGCAATCTGCACTGCAGCTGTCGCGGCCACGGCCGCACGCTGA
- a CDS encoding NAD(P)H-quinone oxidoreductase, which translates to MNAIEITEFGAPEVLKLAERPMPEPKAGEVLIKVAASGVNRPDVFQRKGGYAPPPGASDLPGLEVAGEIVGGNIDDKRNPFGLKIGDRVCALMAGGGYAEYATVPLLQCLPVPKGFSDIEAAALPETFFTVWSNVFDRAMLGKGEGGENETLLVQGGSSGIGVTAIQIAHALGYRVFATAGTDEKCRACEEIGAERAINYKTEDFVEVIKSLTNDRGVDVILDMVAGSYVPRELKALADGGRLVVIALLGGAKAEVNLNEILRRRLTVTGSTLRPRPVEFKAKIAAQLKERVWPHLEDGTIKPVIYKVFPAAEAAQAHELMESSTHVGKIVLNWGAGA; encoded by the coding sequence ATGAACGCAATCGAAATCACCGAATTCGGTGCGCCGGAAGTCTTGAAACTCGCTGAACGGCCGATGCCGGAGCCGAAAGCGGGCGAAGTGCTGATCAAAGTGGCTGCGTCGGGCGTGAATCGTCCGGACGTGTTCCAGCGCAAGGGCGGTTATGCACCGCCGCCGGGCGCGTCGGATCTGCCGGGATTGGAAGTGGCGGGTGAAATCGTCGGCGGAAATATCGACGACAAGCGCAATCCGTTCGGTCTGAAGATCGGCGACCGCGTGTGTGCGCTGATGGCGGGCGGCGGTTACGCCGAATACGCGACCGTGCCGCTGCTGCAATGTCTGCCTGTGCCGAAAGGCTTTTCCGATATCGAAGCCGCTGCGTTGCCCGAGACGTTCTTCACGGTCTGGAGCAATGTTTTTGACCGCGCGATGCTCGGCAAAGGCGAGGGCGGCGAAAACGAAACGTTGCTCGTGCAGGGTGGTTCGAGCGGCATCGGCGTGACCGCGATCCAGATTGCGCATGCGCTCGGTTATCGCGTGTTCGCGACGGCGGGCACCGACGAAAAATGTCGTGCGTGCGAAGAAATCGGCGCCGAGCGCGCGATCAACTACAAGACGGAAGATTTCGTCGAAGTCATCAAGTCGCTGACGAACGATCGCGGCGTCGATGTCATTCTCGACATGGTCGCGGGTAGTTACGTGCCGCGCGAACTGAAGGCGCTGGCCGATGGCGGGCGTCTCGTGGTGATCGCGCTGCTGGGCGGCGCGAAAGCCGAAGTGAATCTGAACGAGATTCTGCGTCGTCGGCTCACGGTGACGGGTTCGACGCTGCGTCCGCGGCCCGTCGAGTTCAAGGCGAAGATCGCCGCGCAACTGAAAGAGCGCGTGTGGCCGCATCTCGAAGACGGCACGATCAAGCCCGTGATCTACAAGGTGTTCCCCGCAGCGGAAGCGGCGCAGGCGCACGAGCTGATGGAGAGCAGCACGCACGTCGGCAAGATCGTCTTGAATTGGGGCGCGGGTGCTTGA
- the pnp gene encoding polyribonucleotide nucleotidyltransferase: MSLFNKVVKEFKWGQHTVRMETGEIARQAGGAVLVDIEDTVVLATVVGAKTAKPGQDFFPLTVDYIEKTYSAGKIPGGFFRREGRPSEGETLISRLIDRPLRPLFPEGFYNEVQVVIHVMSINPEVPADIPALIGASAALAVSGLPFNGPVGAARVAYINNEYVLNPTRSQVKESSLDLVVAGTERAVLMVESEADQLPEDVMLGAVVFGHEQMQTAIDAIHELVREGGKPEWDWQAAPKNETLISRVNDIAYNELLSAYQTRDKQARSTKLKEVYAATQAKLEEEASAAGTAAADKASVGNVLFDIEAKIVRSQILNGEPRIDGRDTRTVRPIEIRTGVLPRTHGSALFTRGETQALVVATLGTKGDEQIIDALEGEYRDRFMLHYNMPPFATGETGRVGSPKRREIGHGRLAKRALVACLPSAEEFGYSIRVVSEITESNGSSSMASVCGGCLALMDAGVPMKAHVAGIAMGLILEGNKFAVLTDILGDEDHLGDMDFKVAGTANGVTALQMDIKIQGITKEIMQVALAQAKEGRMHILGKMTEAVPSTNTELSDYAPRMITIKINPEKIRDVIGKGGSVIRALTEETGTTIDISDDGVVTIASTSSEGMAEAKKRIENITAEVEVGQIYEGTVLKLLDFGAIVNLLPGKDGLLHISEIANERIKDINDYLKEGQQVKVKVIQTDEKGRVRLSAKALLNEAAQTEPTPQQ, encoded by the coding sequence ATGTCTCTGTTTAACAAGGTCGTCAAAGAGTTCAAGTGGGGCCAGCACACGGTTCGCATGGAAACGGGTGAAATCGCCCGCCAGGCGGGCGGTGCCGTGCTCGTCGACATCGAAGATACGGTCGTGCTCGCGACCGTCGTCGGTGCGAAGACGGCAAAGCCGGGCCAGGACTTCTTCCCGCTGACCGTCGACTACATCGAAAAGACCTACTCGGCAGGCAAGATCCCCGGTGGCTTCTTCCGTCGCGAAGGTCGTCCGTCGGAAGGCGAAACGCTGATCTCGCGCCTGATCGACCGTCCGCTGCGTCCGCTCTTCCCGGAAGGCTTCTACAACGAAGTGCAGGTCGTCATCCACGTGATGTCGATCAACCCGGAAGTCCCCGCCGACATCCCCGCGCTGATCGGCGCGTCGGCGGCGCTCGCCGTGTCGGGTCTGCCGTTCAACGGCCCCGTCGGTGCTGCGCGCGTTGCGTACATCAACAACGAGTACGTGCTGAACCCGACCCGCTCGCAAGTCAAGGAATCGAGTCTGGACCTCGTCGTCGCCGGTACGGAACGCGCGGTGCTGATGGTCGAATCCGAAGCGGATCAACTGCCGGAAGACGTGATGCTCGGCGCTGTCGTGTTCGGTCACGAGCAGATGCAAACGGCCATCGACGCGATCCATGAACTGGTGCGTGAAGGCGGCAAGCCCGAATGGGATTGGCAAGCTGCGCCGAAGAACGAAACGCTGATCTCGCGCGTCAACGACATCGCCTACAACGAACTGCTGTCGGCGTATCAGACGCGCGACAAGCAGGCTCGCTCGACGAAGCTGAAGGAAGTCTACGCAGCGACGCAGGCCAAGCTGGAAGAAGAAGCGTCGGCAGCGGGCACGGCGGCGGCCGACAAGGCATCGGTCGGCAACGTCCTGTTCGACATCGAAGCGAAGATCGTCCGTTCGCAGATCCTGAACGGCGAGCCGCGTATCGACGGCCGCGACACGCGCACGGTCCGTCCGATCGAAATCCGCACGGGCGTCCTGCCGCGTACGCACGGCTCGGCGCTGTTCACGCGCGGCGAAACGCAGGCGCTGGTCGTCGCGACGCTCGGCACGAAGGGCGATGAGCAGATCATCGACGCGCTCGAAGGCGAGTACCGCGACCGCTTCATGCTCCACTACAACATGCCGCCGTTCGCGACGGGTGAAACGGGCCGCGTCGGCTCGCCGAAGCGCCGCGAAATCGGTCACGGCCGTCTCGCGAAGCGCGCGCTGGTCGCCTGCCTGCCGAGCGCCGAAGAGTTCGGCTACTCGATCCGCGTCGTGTCGGAAATCACGGAATCGAACGGTTCGTCGTCGATGGCATCGGTGTGCGGCGGCTGTCTCGCGCTGATGGACGCCGGCGTGCCGATGAAGGCGCACGTCGCGGGCATCGCGATGGGCCTGATCCTCGAAGGCAACAAGTTCGCCGTGCTGACGGACATCCTCGGTGACGAAGATCACCTCGGCGACATGGACTTCAAGGTGGCCGGTACGGCGAACGGCGTCACGGCGCTGCAGATGGACATCAAGATCCAGGGCATCACGAAGGAAATCATGCAGGTCGCGCTCGCTCAGGCGAAGGAAGGCCGCATGCACATCCTCGGCAAGATGACGGAAGCGGTTCCGAGCACGAACACGGAACTGTCCGACTACGCGCCGCGCATGATCACCATCAAGATCAATCCGGAAAAGATCCGCGACGTGATCGGCAAGGGTGGTTCGGTGATTCGCGCGCTGACGGAAGAAACGGGCACGACGATCGATATTTCGGACGACGGCGTCGTCACGATCGCGAGCACGAGTTCCGAAGGCATGGCGGAAGCGAAGAAGCGCATCGAGAACATCACGGCGGAAGTCGAAGTCGGTCAGATCTACGAAGGCACGGTGCTCAAGCTGCTGGACTTCGGCGCGATCGTCAACCTGCTGCCGGGCAAGGATGGTCTGCTGCACATCTCCGAAATCGCTAACGAGCGCATCAAGGACATCAACGACTACCTGAAGGAAGGCCAGCAAGTGAAGGTCAAGGTCATCCAGACGGACGAGAAGGGTCGCGTGCGCCTGTCGGCGAAGGCGCTCCTGAACGAAGCAGCACAGACGGAGCCGACGCCGCAGCAGTAA
- the rpsO gene encoding 30S ribosomal protein S15, with the protein MSVAEIKKSDVVAQFARGANDTGSPEVQVALLTTRINELTVHFKAHSKDHHSRRGLLRMVSRRRKLLDYLKGKDADRYRALIEKLGLRK; encoded by the coding sequence ATGTCCGTAGCTGAAATCAAGAAATCCGACGTCGTCGCGCAATTCGCACGTGGCGCAAACGACACCGGCTCCCCCGAAGTTCAGGTCGCTCTGCTGACCACGCGCATCAACGAACTGACGGTCCACTTCAAGGCCCACTCGAAGGATCACCACAGCCGCCGCGGTCTGCTGCGCATGGTGAGCCGTCGCCGCAAGCTGCTCGACTACCTGAAGGGCAAGGACGCGGATCGTTACCGCGCTCTGATCGAGAAGCTGGGTCTGCGTAAGTAA
- a CDS encoding branched-chain amino acid ABC transporter substrate-binding protein codes for MKAKWAKAVMAAMTLAVAAIAHAQSAPTGSPIRIAMIEGMSGPFANAGAAVERNLRFGVETVNARGGVKLADGAHPLELVVLDSKGSAEEALVQLRAAADRHIGFITQGNSSAVAAALLTAIDKQNTREPDNRELFLNYSADDPALTNAACSFWHFRFDAHAGMRMDALADVIQRDKSVKKVYLLNQDYSFGHDVSTLARAALASKRPDIGVVGDEFHPIGRVKDFAPYIAKIRASGADAVITGNWGNDLTLLVKAAREQGLDTKFYTFYGNSLGAPAALGDAGVKRVIAVADWHPNAGGAASDAWYASFRQRFPAAQDDYLVLRMPLMIEMLAAAMNRAGSAQPEKVAKALEGMKYDNGFHASWMRADDHQLIQPLYVMEMDKAGTPGVHFDNEGSGYGFRTVLALAPERTVPATTCRMKRP; via the coding sequence ATGAAAGCAAAGTGGGCAAAAGCGGTGATGGCGGCGATGACGCTGGCAGTGGCGGCGATCGCGCATGCGCAGAGCGCGCCGACGGGCTCGCCGATCCGTATCGCGATGATCGAAGGCATGTCCGGGCCGTTTGCGAACGCGGGCGCGGCCGTCGAGCGGAATCTGCGCTTCGGTGTCGAAACGGTCAACGCACGCGGCGGCGTGAAGCTCGCGGACGGCGCGCATCCGCTGGAACTCGTCGTGCTCGACAGCAAGGGCAGTGCGGAAGAGGCGCTCGTGCAGCTGCGCGCCGCGGCTGACCGGCATATCGGTTTCATCACGCAAGGCAACAGCTCGGCCGTCGCCGCCGCGCTGCTTACCGCGATCGACAAGCAGAACACGCGCGAACCGGACAACCGTGAGCTCTTCCTCAACTATTCCGCCGACGATCCGGCGCTCACGAACGCGGCCTGCAGCTTCTGGCACTTCCGCTTCGACGCGCACGCGGGCATGCGGATGGACGCGCTCGCCGACGTGATCCAGCGCGACAAATCGGTGAAGAAGGTTTATCTGCTGAACCAGGACTACAGCTTCGGGCATGACGTGAGTACGTTGGCGCGCGCGGCGCTCGCGTCGAAGCGGCCGGATATCGGCGTGGTCGGCGACGAATTTCATCCGATCGGCCGCGTGAAGGACTTCGCGCCGTACATCGCGAAGATTCGCGCGAGCGGCGCCGATGCCGTGATCACGGGCAACTGGGGCAACGATCTCACGCTGCTCGTGAAAGCCGCGCGCGAGCAGGGCCTCGACACGAAGTTCTACACCTTTTACGGCAACAGTCTCGGCGCGCCGGCCGCGCTGGGCGACGCGGGCGTGAAGCGCGTGATCGCCGTGGCCGACTGGCATCCGAACGCGGGCGGCGCGGCGTCGGATGCCTGGTATGCATCGTTCCGTCAGCGCTTTCCCGCCGCGCAGGACGACTACCTCGTGCTGCGCATGCCGCTGATGATCGAAATGCTGGCCGCCGCGATGAACCGCGCGGGCAGCGCGCAGCCGGAAAAGGTCGCGAAGGCGCTGGAAGGAATGAAGTACGACAACGGCTTCCATGCATCGTGGATGCGCGCCGATGACCATCAGCTGATCCAGCCCCTTTACGTGATGGAAATGGACAAGGCGGGCACACCGGGCGTCCATTTCGACAACGAAGGCTCCGGCTACGGTTTCAGGACGGTGCTGGCGCTCGCCCCCGAGCGCACCGTTCCCGCCACGACTTGCCGGATGAAACGGCCCTGA
- a CDS encoding 2-isopropylmalate synthase, whose protein sequence is MADKLIIFDTTLRDGEQSPGASMTKEEKIRIAKQLERMKVDVIEAGFAASSNGDFDAIHTIAGMIKDSTICSLARANDKDIQRAADALKPADHFRIHTFIATSPLHMEKKLRMSPEQVFEQAKLAVRFARKFTNDVEFSPEDGSRSDMDFLCRVLEAVIAEGATTINIADTVGYGVPELYGNLVKTLRERIPNSDKAVFSVHCHNDLGMAVANSLAGVQIGGARQVECTINGLGERAGNTSLEEIVMAVRTRKDYFGLDLGIDTTQIVPASKLVSQITGFVVQPNKAVVGANAFAHASGIHQDGVLKARDTYEIMRAEDVGWTANKIVLGKLSGRNAFKQRLQELGISLDSEGELNLAFQRFKELADRKAEIFDEDIIAIVTEESAEAQEREHYKFVSLSQHSETGERPHARIAFSVEGKEVIGEANGNGPVDATFNAIETEVGSGSELLLYSVNAITTGTQAQGEVTVRLSKAGRIVNGVGTDPDIVAASAKAYISALNRLYAGADKLNPQRAEI, encoded by the coding sequence ATGGCAGACAAGCTCATCATTTTCGACACGACCTTGCGTGACGGCGAACAATCGCCCGGTGCGTCGATGACGAAGGAAGAAAAGATCCGTATCGCGAAGCAGCTCGAACGGATGAAAGTCGACGTGATCGAGGCCGGTTTCGCGGCCAGCTCGAACGGCGACTTCGACGCGATCCACACGATCGCCGGCATGATCAAGGACAGCACGATCTGCTCGCTCGCACGCGCGAACGACAAGGACATCCAGCGTGCCGCCGACGCCCTCAAGCCCGCCGACCACTTCCGCATCCACACCTTCATCGCGACGTCGCCGTTGCACATGGAGAAGAAGCTGCGCATGTCGCCGGAACAGGTGTTCGAGCAGGCCAAGCTGGCCGTGCGCTTCGCCCGCAAGTTCACGAACGACGTCGAATTCTCGCCGGAAGACGGCAGCCGCTCGGACATGGACTTCCTGTGCCGCGTGCTCGAAGCCGTGATCGCGGAAGGCGCGACGACGATCAACATCGCCGACACGGTCGGCTACGGCGTGCCGGAACTGTACGGCAACCTCGTGAAGACGCTGCGCGAGCGCATTCCGAACTCGGACAAGGCCGTTTTCTCGGTGCACTGTCACAACGACCTCGGCATGGCCGTCGCGAACTCGCTCGCGGGTGTGCAGATCGGCGGCGCGCGTCAGGTGGAGTGCACGATCAACGGTCTCGGCGAGCGCGCGGGCAATACGTCGCTCGAGGAAATTGTGATGGCCGTGCGCACGCGCAAGGATTACTTCGGCCTCGATCTCGGCATCGACACGACGCAGATCGTGCCCGCGTCGAAGCTCGTGTCGCAGATCACGGGTTTCGTCGTGCAGCCGAACAAGGCGGTGGTCGGCGCGAACGCGTTCGCGCACGCGTCGGGCATCCACCAGGACGGCGTGCTCAAGGCCCGCGACACCTACGAAATCATGCGCGCGGAAGACGTGGGCTGGACCGCGAACAAGATCGTGCTCGGCAAGCTGTCGGGTCGCAACGCGTTCAAGCAGCGCCTGCAGGAACTCGGCATCTCGCTCGACAGCGAAGGCGAACTGAACCTCGCGTTCCAGCGCTTCAAGGAACTCGCGGATCGCAAGGCCGAAATCTTCGACGAAGACATCATCGCGATCGTCACGGAAGAATCGGCGGAAGCGCAGGAGCGGGAGCACTACAAGTTCGTGTCGCTGTCCCAGCACTCGGAAACGGGCGAGCGTCCGCACGCGCGCATCGCGTTTTCGGTCGAAGGCAAGGAAGTGATCGGCGAAGCGAACGGCAACGGTCCCGTCGACGCGACGTTCAACGCGATCGAAACGGAAGTCGGCAGCGGCTCCGAACTGCTGCTGTACTCGGTCAACGCGATCACGACGGGCACGCAGGCGCAAGGCGAAGTGACCGTGCGTCTGTCGAAGGCAGGCCGCATCGTGAATGGCGTGGGTACTGACCCGGATATCGTCGCTGCTTCGGCTAAGGCGTATATCTCGGCGCTGAACCGTCTGTATGCCGGCGCGGACAAGCTGAATCCGCAACGCGCAGAAATCTGA
- a CDS encoding IS481 family transposase has translation MPWEAKNTMNLREEFVSLAATQALSFSELCRRYRISRQTGYKWLDRHKAEGPGGLADRSRRPHHSPLRSPEHIEARVLELRREHGWGGRKIERRLKDLGETEVPAPATITEILRRHGLIDEQASQQRQHWQRFEHAHPNLLWQMDFKGDVQTLKDGRCMPLTVIDDHSRYNLVLSACSRTTTQVVQAALERAFRCYGLPARINTDNGAPWGSPSAPGQLTELAVWLIRLGILVSYSRPYHPQTNGKDERFHRTLKAEVLDRQAFSTHAHMQQALDRWRHVYNVERPHEALGMATPITRYACSLRAMPGRVPEPEYGCGDEVLRVNASGVVRLRGQKLKLSIALKGLQVAARMSEKEDGVIEIWFAHQRVAKLDLKAPKP, from the coding sequence ATGCCCTGGGAAGCAAAAAACACCATGAATCTCCGCGAAGAATTCGTCAGCCTGGCCGCCACACAGGCTCTGTCATTCAGCGAGCTATGCCGGCGCTACCGGATCAGCCGCCAGACCGGCTACAAGTGGCTGGACCGTCACAAGGCCGAAGGCCCCGGCGGGCTGGCCGACCGCTCCCGACGCCCGCACCACAGCCCCCTGCGCTCACCTGAACACATCGAAGCGCGGGTGCTGGAACTGCGTCGCGAACATGGCTGGGGCGGACGCAAGATCGAACGGCGCCTGAAGGATCTGGGCGAGACTGAGGTGCCCGCGCCCGCCACGATCACCGAAATCCTGCGCCGCCACGGGCTCATCGATGAACAGGCGTCGCAGCAGCGCCAGCACTGGCAGCGCTTCGAGCACGCGCATCCGAACCTGCTGTGGCAGATGGACTTCAAGGGCGACGTCCAGACGCTGAAGGATGGGCGCTGCATGCCGCTGACGGTCATCGACGATCACTCGCGCTACAACCTCGTGCTCAGCGCCTGCTCGCGTACGACCACACAGGTCGTGCAGGCCGCGCTTGAGCGCGCGTTCCGCTGCTACGGGCTGCCTGCGCGCATCAACACCGACAACGGCGCGCCGTGGGGCTCGCCCAGCGCGCCGGGGCAGCTCACCGAACTCGCGGTCTGGCTGATCCGGCTGGGCATCCTGGTGAGCTACAGCCGGCCGTATCACCCGCAGACCAATGGCAAGGACGAACGGTTTCACCGCACGCTGAAGGCCGAAGTGCTGGACCGGCAGGCCTTCAGCACACATGCGCACATGCAGCAGGCACTGGATCGCTGGCGGCACGTGTACAACGTCGAACGTCCGCACGAGGCACTCGGGATGGCCACGCCCATTACCCGCTACGCGTGCAGCCTGCGCGCGATGCCCGGGCGGGTGCCCGAGCCCGAATACGGCTGTGGCGATGAAGTCTTACGGGTCAATGCCAGCGGCGTGGTGCGCCTGCGCGGCCAGAAACTGAAGCTGTCGATCGCGCTCAAGGGGCTGCAGGTAGCAGCCCGCATGAGCGAGAAGGAAGACGGGGTGATCGAGATCTGGTTCGCCCATCAGCGGGTCGCCAAACTTGACCTGAAGGCACCCAAACCCTGA
- the pssA gene encoding CDP-diacylglycerol--serine O-phosphatidyltransferase has translation MAAFKPRRPRSSGAPQPRPFRRNKPPVVAESVIDSRRAARQQFLRKRGIYLLPNAFTTAALFCGFFAVVQAMNVRFEVAAIAIFVAMVLDGMDGRVARMTHTQSAFGEQFDSLSDMVSFGVAPALVMYEWILKDLGRWGWLAAFVYCSGAALRLARFNTNIGVVDKRFFQGMPSPAAAALIAGFVWLATDNRVPLKLVWLPWVAFALTIYAGVTMVSNAPFYSGKALDVRHRVPFAAILLVVVAFVLVSSDPPLMLFGLFVLYGFSGYVFWGYRVVRGMGNPARSSQRPG, from the coding sequence ATGGCCGCATTCAAACCGCGTCGTCCTCGTAGCAGCGGTGCGCCGCAGCCGCGACCGTTCCGGCGCAACAAGCCACCCGTGGTCGCGGAATCCGTGATCGACAGCCGCCGTGCCGCGCGTCAGCAGTTTCTGCGCAAGCGCGGCATTTATCTGCTGCCGAATGCCTTCACGACGGCCGCGCTGTTCTGCGGCTTCTTCGCCGTCGTTCAGGCGATGAACGTGCGTTTCGAAGTCGCCGCGATCGCGATTTTCGTCGCGATGGTGCTCGACGGCATGGACGGGCGCGTCGCACGCATGACGCATACCCAGAGCGCGTTCGGCGAGCAGTTCGATAGTTTGTCGGACATGGTGTCGTTCGGCGTCGCGCCGGCGCTCGTGATGTATGAGTGGATACTGAAGGATCTGGGGCGGTGGGGCTGGCTCGCGGCGTTCGTTTATTGCTCGGGCGCTGCGCTCCGTCTCGCGCGATTCAATACGAATATCGGTGTCGTTGATAAACGGTTTTTTCAGGGTATGCCGAGTCCGGCTGCTGCTGCGTTGATCGCCGGTTTTGTCTGGCTTGCTACTGATAATCGCGTGCCGCTGAAACTTGTTTGGCTGCCTTGGGTTGCGTTTGCATTGACCATTTATGCCGGTGTCACGATGGTGTCGAACGCGCCGTTTTATAGCGGCAAGGCGCTGGATGTGCGACATCGTGTGCCGTTTGCGGCGATTCTGCTTGTTGTCGTCGCGTTCGTGCTGGTGTCTTCCGATCCGCCGTTGATGCTGTTTGGCCTCTTCGTGCTGTATGGGTTTTCCGGTTACGTGTTCTGGGGGTATCGCGTGGTGCGGGGAATGGGGAATCCTGCTCGGTCCTCGCAGCGGCCGGGGTAA
- a CDS encoding phosphatidylserine decarboxylase, whose protein sequence is MNYPHPIIAREGWPFIAIAAVVALLIHFVAGFGIAWIFWLLLIFVVQFFRDPARPIPTQANAVLCPADGRIVAVETAHDPYANREALKISVFMNVFNVHSQRSPVDGAISKVEYFPGAYLNAAVDKASTENERNAIVIETASGATVTSVQIAGLIARRILCYVRSGEPLTRGQRYGFIRFGSRVDVYLPVGSRPRVSIGEKVSASSTILAEL, encoded by the coding sequence ATGAATTACCCTCATCCGATCATCGCGCGCGAAGGCTGGCCGTTCATCGCCATCGCGGCCGTCGTTGCGTTGTTGATCCACTTCGTCGCAGGGTTCGGCATTGCCTGGATTTTCTGGCTGTTGCTCATCTTCGTCGTGCAGTTCTTCCGCGACCCGGCGCGCCCCATCCCGACGCAGGCCAACGCAGTGTTGTGCCCGGCCGACGGCCGCATCGTCGCTGTCGAAACGGCGCACGATCCCTACGCGAACCGCGAAGCGCTGAAGATCAGCGTGTTCATGAACGTGTTCAACGTGCATTCGCAGCGCTCGCCGGTGGATGGCGCGATCTCGAAGGTCGAGTATTTCCCGGGCGCGTATCTGAACGCTGCCGTCGACAAGGCGTCGACGGAAAATGAACGTAACGCAATCGTCATCGAAACGGCGAGCGGCGCGACGGTGACGTCGGTGCAGATCGCGGGCCTGATCGCGCGACGCATCCTCTGCTACGTGCGCTCGGGCGAGCCGCTGACGCGCGGCCAGCGTTATGGCTTCATCCGTTTCGGATCGCGCGTCGACGTGTATCTGCCCGTGGGCAGCCGTCCGCGGGTGTCGATCGGCGAGAAGGTGTCGGCGTCGTCCACGATTCTGGCTGAGCTGTAA